One Tolypothrix bouteillei VB521301 DNA window includes the following coding sequences:
- the nspC gene encoding carboxynorspermidine decarboxylase, with the protein MTQTSDLFKNIPSPCFVLEEALLERNLAIFERLQREAPINVLLALKGFSLFHTFPMIRKTLQGVSASSLWEAQLGAEEFGKEVHVYSPAYRNEDLPQILPLASHITFNSMTQWERFAHIIATSSSHLSIGLRINPEYSPVKTALYNPCMPNTRLGISQNQLGDTLPKGIEGFLSHNLCESDSYALEKTLLQIELLFGRFLPQLKWLNLGGGHLMTRKDYNVEHAIEVIKAFHDRYPHIQLIIEPGSAIAWETGFLLSTVQDLIPTPALINAMLDISFTAHTPDCLEMPYKPVIRGAHEPQDGEKVYRMGGASCLAGDFIGDYAFAEDLSIGDRLIFEDMMHYTMVKTSMFNGVLHPSIGTIEKDGSFVLWRQFSYQDYRARLG; encoded by the coding sequence ATGACCCAAACTAGCGATTTATTCAAAAATATCCCTTCGCCCTGTTTTGTATTGGAAGAGGCACTTTTAGAACGAAATCTAGCTATTTTTGAAAGATTGCAACGAGAAGCCCCTATCAATGTATTGCTGGCATTAAAGGGGTTTTCTCTGTTTCATACTTTTCCCATGATTCGTAAAACGCTTCAGGGTGTATCAGCAAGTTCACTATGGGAGGCGCAATTGGGGGCGGAGGAATTTGGCAAGGAAGTTCATGTCTATTCCCCTGCTTATCGAAATGAAGATTTACCTCAGATTTTACCCCTAGCTTCTCATATAACCTTTAATTCGATGACGCAGTGGGAAAGATTTGCACATATTATTGCAACATCATCGTCTCATCTGTCGATAGGCTTGCGGATTAACCCTGAATATTCCCCAGTCAAAACCGCGCTGTATAATCCTTGTATGCCTAATACACGTCTTGGGATATCACAAAATCAGCTTGGAGATACTCTACCAAAAGGAATTGAGGGTTTTCTGTCTCACAATTTATGTGAAAGTGATTCTTATGCGTTGGAGAAAACCTTATTACAAATAGAACTGTTATTTGGGCGTTTTCTACCTCAATTAAAATGGCTAAATCTTGGCGGCGGTCATTTGATGACTCGTAAAGATTACAATGTGGAACACGCGATTGAGGTGATTAAGGCTTTTCACGATCGCTACCCCCATATTCAGTTAATTATTGAACCAGGTTCGGCGATCGCTTGGGAAACTGGGTTTTTACTCAGTACAGTGCAAGATTTAATTCCTACTCCTGCACTGATTAATGCTATGTTAGACATCTCTTTTACTGCTCATACACCAGATTGTTTAGAAATGCCCTATAAACCCGTAATTCGGGGAGCGCACGAGCCTCAAGACGGCGAAAAAGTATATCGCATGGGGGGAGCGAGTTGTTTAGCAGGAGATTTTATCGGAGATTATGCTTTTGCTGAAGATTTATCTATCGGCGATCGCTTAATTTTTGAAGACATGATGCATTATACAATGGTCAAAACTTCCATGTTTAATGGGGTGCTACATCCTTCCATTGGCACGATTGAGAAAGATGGTAGTTTCGTTTTATGGAGACAGTTTTCCTATCAAGATTATCGTGCTAGATTGGGATAA
- a CDS encoding saccharopine dehydrogenase family protein has protein sequence MARVMIVGAGGVGRVVAHKCAAQPEFSDILLASRTLAKCNQIAKDINSPKITTAALDADVVSNTVKLIQEFRPEILINVALPYQDLALMDACLETKVNYLDTANYEPPDVAKFEYSWQWAYQERFKNAGITAILGCGFDPGMTGIYTAYAFKHYFDEIHYLDIIDCNAGSHGQAFATNFNPEINIREITQNGRYYENGQWVEVPALSVHRPIDYPEIGFRESYLLYHEELESLVKNFPTIKRARFWMTFSENYITHLRVLEAVGMTRIDPVNYEGTQVIPLKFLKAVLPEPSSLAENYTGQTSIGCHIRGLKDGKELQYYIYNNCDHAASYKEVGSQAISYTTGVPAVVGALMLVQGLWKKPGVFNVEEFDPDPFMELVAKLGLPWHEVINGDSPFEA, from the coding sequence ATGGCAAGAGTCATGATAGTGGGAGCCGGTGGTGTCGGTAGGGTCGTTGCTCACAAATGTGCCGCACAACCAGAATTTTCTGATATTCTGTTAGCAAGCCGCACGCTGGCAAAGTGCAATCAAATTGCTAAAGATATCAATTCCCCGAAAATAACCACTGCTGCCTTAGATGCAGATGTTGTAAGTAATACGGTTAAACTCATTCAAGAATTTCGCCCCGAAATTCTGATTAATGTAGCGCTTCCTTATCAAGATTTAGCCTTGATGGATGCTTGTCTTGAAACAAAAGTCAATTATCTCGATACGGCTAACTATGAACCTCCTGATGTCGCCAAATTTGAATATAGTTGGCAATGGGCGTATCAAGAACGGTTCAAAAATGCTGGAATTACAGCAATTCTTGGTTGTGGGTTCGATCCTGGAATGACAGGAATTTATACCGCCTATGCCTTCAAACACTATTTTGATGAAATCCACTATTTAGATATTATTGATTGTAATGCAGGCAGTCACGGACAAGCTTTTGCCACCAATTTTAATCCAGAAATTAATATTCGTGAAATTACACAAAATGGTCGCTATTATGAAAACGGGCAATGGGTAGAAGTACCTGCTCTTTCCGTTCATCGCCCAATTGATTACCCAGAAATAGGGTTTCGAGAATCTTATCTCTTGTACCATGAAGAGCTAGAATCTTTAGTAAAAAATTTTCCTACAATTAAAAGGGCGCGTTTCTGGATGACATTTTCAGAAAACTATATTACCCATTTGCGAGTTTTAGAGGCTGTAGGGATGACACGAATCGATCCTGTTAATTATGAAGGGACACAAGTCATTCCCCTCAAATTCCTAAAAGCAGTTTTACCGGAACCTTCTTCTCTCGCCGAGAATTATACAGGACAAACTTCTATTGGTTGTCATATTCGCGGATTAAAAGATGGAAAAGAACTTCAATATTACATCTATAACAATTGCGATCATGCGGCATCATATAAAGAAGTAGGTTCTCAGGCAATTTCCTATACTACAGGTGTTCCGGCAGTAGTTGGTGCATTAATGTTAGTACAAGGACTATGGAAAAAGCCTGGAGTATTTAATGTAGAAGAGTTCGATCCAGATCCCTTTATGGAATTGGTAGCAAAACTTGGTTTACCCTGGCATGAAGTCATCAATGGAGACTCACCCTTTGAGGCGTAG